One window from the genome of Epinephelus moara isolate mb chromosome 21, YSFRI_EMoa_1.0, whole genome shotgun sequence encodes:
- the rps8a gene encoding 40S ribosomal protein S8, producing the protein MGISRDNWHKRRKTGGKRKPYHKKRKYELGRPPANTKIGPRRIHTVRVRGGNKKYRALRLDVGNFSWGSECCTRKTRIIDVVYNASNNELVRTKTLVKNCIVLVDSLPYRQWYEAHYATPLGRKKGAKLTPEEEEVLNKKRSKRTQKKYDERKKTAKISTLLEEQFQQGKLLACIASRPGQCGRADGYILEGKELEFYLRKIKAKKGK; encoded by the exons ATGG gtATCTCAAGGGACAACTGGCATAAACGCCGCAAGACAGGCGGTAAACGCAAGCCCTACCACAAGAAAAGGAAGTATGAGCTTGGGCGCCCTCCTGCAAACACAAAA ATTGGACCTCGTCGCATCCACACAGTGAGGGTCCGTGGTGGGAACAAGAAGTACCGTGCTCTGAGGTTGGATGTTGGTAACTTCTCGTGGGGCTCTGAgt GCTGCACACGCAAGACCAGGATCATTGATGTGGTCTACAATGCCTCCAACAACGAGCTGGTCAGAACCAAGACCCTGGTGAAGAACTGTATCGTCCTCGTCGACAGCCTTCCCTACAGGCAGTGGTATGAGGCCCACTATGCCACTCCTCTGGGACGCAAGAAGGGAGCCAAGCTG ActcctgaggaggaggaggtcctGAACAAGAAGAGGTCAAAGAGGACCCAGAAGAAGTACGATGAGCGTAAAAAGACAGCAAAGATCAGCACCCTCTTGGAGGAGCAGTTCCAGCAGGGAAAACTGCTTG CTTGCATCGCCTCCAGACCCGGCCAGTGTGGCAGGGCAGACGGCTACATCCTCGAAGGCAAGGAGCTCGAGTTCTACCTGAGGAAGATCAAGGCCAAGAAAGGCAAATAG